From Paenarthrobacter sp. A20:
GCCGGAGCCGAAGGCAAGGCGGAAAGCTCCCTGCGCACGGGCGATGTGGTTGGCTTCCTCGATGCCGAGGGCGGACTCAACCAGTGCAATCACGGGAGTCTTGCCGTCCATACGGTGGTAGGACTCGGTGACCTGGTCAGCGGATTCGGTCTTGGCGAGCATCACGCCGAGCAGGCCCGGGGTGCCACGCAGGCCTGCGAGGTCGTCGGCCCAGAACTTGCTGGTTGCGTCGTTGATACGTACCCAGGCCTGGCCACCGGCGGTCAGCCAGTTGACCACATTCTCGCGCGCTGCATCCTTCTGGGAAGGGTCCACGGCGTCTTCGATATCAAGGATGATGGCGTCTGCCCGTGAACCCGCGGATTCGTCAAAAAGCTCCGTTTTCATGGCATTCACAAGGAGCCAGGAACGGGCGATGTCGGCGGGAATGTTGCGGGTAGGCCGAATGGACTCGGCGGCGATGCTAGACGTCATGTATCTACCGTATCCGTCCTGCGGGCCGCAAGGCGAAGAAATGCGCCCGGTTGTGAGGATCAATACGAACTAAACCCCATATGACTGTGGGGTCCAACAGTATGAATGCCCGACGGCGGTACTCGCCAATCACGGCGGGCCCACCAGTCGCTGTTGTTCACAAGGCTCAACGCGGCGACTTGTGTCCCCCGGTTGCCGGGAATTGCCCAGGATTTCCTCACGTGTCGGGCTGTTTCGCAGCGTTTCCAGGCGTTACCCCGGCGCTTCCCAGCCACCGCCGAAATGGGCTTTCATCGTTCCCAAGCCGTTGCGGAAGTCCCAAGCCCTTGCGTAGGCCGGCCCACCCAACACATCACCACTCATCGAAAGTAGCTCCCATGAAACTGCACCTGCCCCTGCTGAGCGTCGCGGCCGCCGTCGTACTAGCGCTGACGGTGAGCGGCTGCGGCGGCGCTGCCGAAGCCGGACAAGCCAATCAGGCAGGCTCCGAAGTCACGGAACTCCGTTACCAGGGCTCGGCCAACAACGTGACTTTCCCGGAACTGGCTGCGGACCTTGGATACCTGGGCGACCTGAAGCTGAACTGGGTTGGCAACACCACCAGCGGGCCCCAGGACATCCAGTCGGCGGCGACCAACCAGACTGACTTCGGCGGCGCATTCTCCGGAGCGGTGGTCAAGCTCATTGAAGCCGGTGCACCCGTCAAGGCAGTGACCAACTACTACGGCTCGGACGAAAAGACGTTCAGCGGGTACTACGTCAAGGCAGAGAGCACCATCAAGGAACCACGTGACCTGATCGGCAAGAAGATCGCCGTCAACACGCTGGGCGCCCACCATGAAGCTGTCATCAACACCTGGCTGACCAAGAACGGACTCAGCGAGGACGAGATCAAGCAGGTCCAACTGGTCCCGCTGGCACCGAACGACACCGAGGAAGCCATCCGCCGCGGACAGGTGGACGCCGGAACACTCGGCGGAGTGCTGCAGGACAGGGCCATCGAGGCCGGCGGACTGCGGTCGCTGTTCAGCGATGTGGAGCTGTTCGGAACTTTCGCGGGCGGCCAGATCGTGCTCCGGAACGACTTCATCGAAAAGAACCCGAACACCACCCGCACGTTCACCACGGGCGTGGCCAAGGCGATCAAATGGGCCGCTGAGACCCCCCGCGATGAAGTGATTGCCCGCTTCACCAAGATCATCGAGAGCCGCGGCCGGAATGAGAGCACGGCCAACCTGAAGTTCTGGAAGAGCCCCGGGGTCCCGGACTCGGGCGTGATCAAGGACGAGGACTTCACCCGTTGGGCGGCCTGGCTCAGCTCAGCGGGCATCGTCAAGGACAAGCTCACGCCCTCCAAGTACTACACCAACGAGTTCAGCGAGCTCGCCACAGCGAAGGGATAGCCATGACAGCGAAAATCAGCCTCCGGAACGTCACCAAGGAATTCACTGTCCGGGCCACCAAGACAACCAGCGCCACCCGGCTCACCGCCATCGATTCCCTCAGCCTGGACGTCCGTGACGGCGAATTCCTCACTTTGGTGGGTCCCAGCGGATCTGGCAAGACCACACTGCTGGACCTGCTGGCCGGACTATCCACGCCGACGTCCGGTGAGGTCCTGGTGGATGGCAAAGCCGTCACCGGTCCGGGCAAGGACCGCGCCGTGGTGTTCCAGCAGTACGCGTTGTTCCCGTGGCGGACTGCCTCGGCCAACGTCTCCATCGGACTCGAAGGCGTAGGCCCGGACGGCAAGAAGCTCAACCGGCGCGAACGGGCAGCCAAAGCCAGCGAATACCTGGCGTTGGTGGGGCTCGCGGGCTTCGAAGACCGCTACCCGCACGAGCTGTCCGGCGGTATGAAGCAGCGCGTCGCCATCGCCCGGAGCTTGGCCTACGAGCCTGACGTACTGCTCATGGATGAACCATTCGCCGCCTTGGATGCCCAGACCCGCGAGCAGTTGCAGGATGAGCTCCTCCGGATCTGGAAGGCCACGGGCAAGACGATCGTCTTCATCACGCACGGCATTGACGAGGCCGTCTACCTCGGCGAGCGCGTCGCTGTGCTGAGCGCCCGCCCCGGCCGGCTCAAGGAAATCGTGGACATCACCATCCCGGACCGCGACGGCGACGAGGACATCCGTTCCCATCCGGCCTTCGTGGAGCACCGCCATCAAGTCTGGACGCTCCTGCACGACGAAGTACGCCGCGCCCAGAACGCCGGCCACCGCAAGATCCTCCCGGACGGAAGCGCCCCCGACGAGCCCGCCACCACCATCACTGAAAGGAGCGCGGCCTGATGACCACCACACTCACGCAAACTGAAGAGGCGCCCGCGGCGGGCAATACACCCGAAGCGAGTACCGCCGTCGAACCTTCCGCTGTAGGCCCTTCCGCGGCACGACAGGCAGTTGCAGAGACGACGACGGCGGCACCTGGCATAGTTCGACGCGTCGCCGGAGCCGTCGGGTCGGGTCTGTGGAAGTCCGCAGCGATCCTGGCGTTCCTCGCACTGTGGGAGCTTGGACCGAC
This genomic window contains:
- a CDS encoding ABC transporter ATP-binding protein encodes the protein MTAKISLRNVTKEFTVRATKTTSATRLTAIDSLSLDVRDGEFLTLVGPSGSGKTTLLDLLAGLSTPTSGEVLVDGKAVTGPGKDRAVVFQQYALFPWRTASANVSIGLEGVGPDGKKLNRRERAAKASEYLALVGLAGFEDRYPHELSGGMKQRVAIARSLAYEPDVLLMDEPFAALDAQTREQLQDELLRIWKATGKTIVFITHGIDEAVYLGERVAVLSARPGRLKEIVDITIPDRDGDEDIRSHPAFVEHRHQVWTLLHDEVRRAQNAGHRKILPDGSAPDEPATTITERSAA
- a CDS encoding CoA ester lyase, translated to MTSSIAAESIRPTRNIPADIARSWLLVNAMKTELFDESAGSRADAIILDIEDAVDPSQKDAARENVVNWLTAGGQAWVRINDATSKFWADDLAGLRGTPGLLGVMLAKTESADQVTESYHRMDGKTPVIALVESALGIEEANHIARAQGAFRLAFGSGDFRRDTGMAATPEAMAYPRAKLVVASRVGNLPGPIDGPTVGTNHPILREQTGITVTMGMTGKLCLAIDQTTVINEVISPTPSDVAWATDFMNDFEANGRVIRDGSDLPRLGRAEKIMKLAVAFGVQPSL
- a CDS encoding ABC transporter substrate-binding protein; translation: MKLHLPLLSVAAAVVLALTVSGCGGAAEAGQANQAGSEVTELRYQGSANNVTFPELAADLGYLGDLKLNWVGNTTSGPQDIQSAATNQTDFGGAFSGAVVKLIEAGAPVKAVTNYYGSDEKTFSGYYVKAESTIKEPRDLIGKKIAVNTLGAHHEAVINTWLTKNGLSEDEIKQVQLVPLAPNDTEEAIRRGQVDAGTLGGVLQDRAIEAGGLRSLFSDVELFGTFAGGQIVLRNDFIEKNPNTTRTFTTGVAKAIKWAAETPRDEVIARFTKIIESRGRNESTANLKFWKSPGVPDSGVIKDEDFTRWAAWLSSAGIVKDKLTPSKYYTNEFSELATAKG